The following coding sequences lie in one Chionomys nivalis chromosome 8, mChiNiv1.1, whole genome shotgun sequence genomic window:
- the Gga2 gene encoding ADP-ribosylation factor-binding protein GGA2, translating into MAATAVAAGTGAPAGTESAEGAPGPAAALELWLNKATDPSTVEQDWSAIQNFCEQVNTDPNGPTHAPWLLAHKIQSPQEKEALYALTVLEMCMNHCGEKFHNEVAKFRFLNELIKVLSPKYLGAWATEKVKGRVIEILFSWTVWFPEDIKIRDAYQMLKKQGIIKQDPKLPMDKILPPPSPWPKSSIFDADEEKSKLLTRLLKSNHPEDLQAANRLIKNLVKEEQEKSEKVSKRISAVEEVRSHVKVLREMLSMYRRPGQALPDQEALQVVYERCEKLRPTLFRLASDTTDDDDALAEILQANDLLTQGVLLYKQVVEGRVNAGKAAVGEVSVPRVFPNQEPCGKNCPLIDLEAPSLLHQDLAALGLSDIPTRTKVVIPSCCKDKKQPAAITLLGGAVESLSAERNLMDLFSPQPSPGPLNYVPQKSIPKEVPPGTKASPGWSWEAGPLASSPASQNTPLAQVFVPLESVKPSRLPPIIVYDRNGFRILLHFSQTGAPGHPDVRVLLLTMMSTATQPVWDIMFQVAVPKSMRVKLQPASSSRLPAFSPLMPPAVISQMLLLDNPHKEPIRLRYKLTFNQGGQPFSEVGEVKDFPDLAVLSAA; encoded by the exons ATAAAGCCACAGACCCAAGCACGGTGGAGCAGGATTGGTCAGCTATCCAGAATTTCTGTGAGCAGGTGAACACCGACCCCAATGG gCCGACACATGCGCCCTGGCTGCTGGCCCACAAGATCCAATCTCCACAAGAGAAGGAAGCCCTTTACGCCCTGACG GTTTTGGAAATGTGCATGAACCACTGCGGGGAGAAGTTCCACAATGAGGTGGCCAAGTTCCGCTTCCTGAATGAGTTGATCAAAGTATTGTCCCCAAAG TATCTAGGGGCCTGGGCCACAGAGAAGGTTAAAGGAAGAGTTATTGAAATCCTCTTCAGCTGGACGGTCTGGTTTCCAGAAGACATCAAGATCCGAGATGCCTATCAGATGCTGAAGAAGCAAG GAATAATAAAGCAAGATCCTAAACTACCGATGGATAAAATCTTACCCCCACCTTCTCCCTGGCCAAAGAGCTCCATCTTTGATGCCGATGAGGAAAAGTCAAAG CTTCTGACAAGACTTCTCAAGAGCAACCACCCTGAGGATCTTCAGGCTGCAAACCGGCTGATCAAGAACTTGGTCAAGGAG gaacaagaAAAATCTGAGAAGGTTTCCAAGCGAATTAGCGCGGTGGAGGAAGTGCGGAGCCACGTGAAGGTGCTGCGGGAGATGCTGAGCATGTACCGTAGGCCAGGCCAGGCCCTGCCTGACCAGGAGGCCCTGCAG GTTGTGTATGAAAGATGTGAGAAGCTGCGGCCGACCCTGTTCCGGCTAGCAAGTGACACCACCGATGACGACGATGCCCTGG CGGAGATTCTTCAAGCAAATGACCTTCTCACTCAGGGGGTTCTGCTGTACAAACAGGTGGTAGAGGGACGAGTCAATGCTGGGAAAGCTGCCGTGGGAGAAGTTTCTGTCCCCAGAG TCTTTCCGAATCAAGAACCCTGTGGGAAGAACTGCCCCCTCATTGACCTAGAGGCGCCATCTCTGCTTCATCAGGACCTGGCAGCCTTAG GGCTCAGCGATATTCCCACTAGGACCAAG GTTGTCATTCCAAGTTGCTGTAAAGACAAGAAGCAGCCTGCTGCCATCACGCTCCTGGGGGGTGCCGTCGAGAGCCTTTCTGCGGAGAGGAATTTGATGGATCTCTTCTCGCCACAGCCATCTCCAGGACCACT gaATTATGTTCCACAAAAGAGCATCCCCAAGGAAGTACCTCCAGGTACCAAGGCCTCACCAGGTTGGTCCTGGGAGGCTGGGCCATTGGCTTCTTCCCCGGCCTCACAAAATACACCTCTGGCTCAAGTGTTTGTCCCTTTGGAGTCTGTGAAACCCA GCCGCTTGCCGCCCATCATCGTGTATGACCGCAATGGCTTCAGAATCCTGCTGCACTTCTCCCAGACTGGGGCCCCTGGCCATCCAGATGTGCGGGTGCTGCTGTTGACCATGATGAGCACTGCCACCCAGCCTGTCTGGGACATCATGTTTCAGGTGGCTGTCCCAAAG TCAATGCGAGTGAAGCTGCAGCCGGCATCCAGTTCCAGGCTCCCTGCGTTCAGTCCCTTGATGCCTCCAGCCGTGATATCTCAGATGCTGCTGCTTGACAACCCACACAAA GAACCCATCCGGTTGCGGTATAAGCTGACTTTCAACCAGGGTGGGCAGCCGTTCAGCGAAGTCGGAGAAGTGAAAGACTTTCCAGACCTGGCTGTCTTGAGCGCGGCCTAA